One window of the Candoia aspera isolate rCanAsp1 chromosome 16, rCanAsp1.hap2, whole genome shotgun sequence genome contains the following:
- the LOC134506098 gene encoding uncharacterized protein LOC134506098, which produces MIICRKKNGSPAGIFSFLFVLTLCFLSYYWRKSRDWYPVNGSTHQEKLHSHSCKGQGYLTNATITPLRDKNSFIIAPYSDKRDGNFIRVLSIVHHEKVKELYCMFCCQNSNRTVIVKAEIDIHSDRFEFPYGMADLLCLEPQGCDPQFISVHPSADPEASQLPLFQIQNLRSENPTLEFTVCISTMFGEYSNVLQFVQSIELYKILGAQKVMIYKNSCSPLLEQVLEYYISEGTVEIIPWPIHLYLKVSSYWHHSMDEKDIGYYGQITALNDCVYHNMYRSKYVVLIDADEVILPIKDADWKSLMQRLEKENPEDGVFLFENQVFRKTVVSTTPFNFSSWRMVPGVNMFEHIHKEPNRIDDFNNRKMIVDPRKVIQTSVHSILKSYGDSIQVSNHLAINFHCRIPERKDLPDNALIRDSIFWRYNKTLIAKVNNALLKSSILGPNGPA; this is translated from the coding sequence ATGATCATCTGCAGGAAAAAGAATGGCTCACCGGCTGGAATTTTCAGCTTCCTTTTTGTACTCACGTTATGTTTTTTGTCGTATTATTGGAGGAAAAGCAGAGACTGGTATCCTGTGAATGGAAGCACTCACCAAGAGAAGCTTCACAGTCATTCTTGTAAAGGCCAAGGCTATTTAACTAACGCCACCATCACCCCACTCCGAGATAAAAACAGCTTTATCATAGCCCCCTATTCCGACAAGAGGGACGGAAATTTCATCCGCGTTCTGAGTATTGTTCACCATGAAAAAGTCAAGGAACTCTACTGCATGTTTTGCTGTCAAAATAGTAACCGTACTGTTATCGTGAAGGCTGAGATAGACATCCACTCCGACCGATTTGAATTCCCTTATGGCATGGCAGATTTGCTTTGCCTTGAGCCACAAGGCTGCGACCCCCAGTTCATCTCTGTCCACCCCTCCGCTGATCCAGAGGCCAGCCAGCTGCCCTTATTTCAAATCCAAAACCTCCGCTCGGAGAACCCCACTCTGGAGTTCACCGTGTGCATTTCTACCATGTTTGGAGAATACAGTAACGTCTTGCAGTTTGTACAGAGCATAGAGTTGTATAAAATCCTGGGGGCGCAGAAGGTGATGATTTATAAGAACAGTTGCAGCCCGCTGTTGGAGCAAGTCCTAGAATATTATATCTCCGAAGGCACTGTTGAAATAATTCCTTGGCCAATCCACTTGTACCTGAAAGTTTCATCTTACTGGCATCACTCCATGGATGAGAAAGATATTGGCTACTATGGGCAAATCACGGCCTTGAATGACTGCGTTTACCATAATATGTACAGAAGCAAATATGTAGTGCTTATTGATGCTGATGAAGTGATTCTCCCCATTAAGGATGCAGACTGGAAATCCCTAATGCAAAGACTggaaaaggagaatccagaaGATGGGGTTTTCCTGTTTGAAAACCAAGTATTCCGTAAGACTGTGGTTTCCACAACTCCCTTCAACTTCTCATCATGGAGAAtggtgccaggagtcaacatgttTGAACATATCCACAAAGAACCAAATAGAATTGATGATTTCAATAACAGGAAAATGATCGTTGATCCAAGGAAAGTAATTCAGACATCAGTCCATTCTATTCTCAAATCGTATGGAGATTCCATCCAGGTTTCTAATCATCTTGCCATTAACTTCCATTGCAGGATCCCTGAACGTAAAGATTTGCCTGACAACGCTTTGATTCGAGACTCAATATTCTGGAGATATAACAAAACTTTGATTGCAAAAGTTAACAATGCCTTGCTTAAATCCAGCATTTTAGGACCCAATGGCCCAGcataa
- the LOC134506153 gene encoding beta-1,4-galactosyltransferase galt-1-like, giving the protein MFVCGKQVNAAYRFMLFFFIFLSLFVTYYWKMNALQDKVVAKAGQEHHGNRSCKGQGYLTNATITPLRDKNSFIIAPYSDKRDGNFIRVLSIVHHEKVKELYCVFCCQNSNRTVIVKAEIDIHSDRFEFPYGTADLLCLEPQDCDPQFISVHPSADPEASQLPLFQIQNLRSENPTLEFTVCISTMFGEYNNVLQFVQSIELYKILGAQKVMIYKNSCSPLLEQVLEYYISEGTVEIIPWPIHLYLKVSSRWHHSMEGKDIGYYGQITALNDCIYHNMYRSKYVALIDADEVILPVKDADWKSLMQRLEKENPEDGVFLFENHVYGNSLFSTSPFKVSSWHTVPGENILEYVYRQPKYLPAVRNRKMMIDPRKVVQTSVHNVIKKYGNSVSVKNSIAVLFHCKKPESKDLDTESIVPNKILWRYSSTLIPNINKVLHKSNIL; this is encoded by the coding sequence ATGTTCGTCTGTGGGAAACAGGTTAACGCAGCATATAGATTtatgttgtttttcttcatttttctgtcCCTCTTTGTGACCTACTACTGGAAGATGAATGCCCTGCAGGATAAGGTGGTTGCAAAGGCAGGGCAGGAACACCATGGCAATCGTTCTTGTAAAGGCCAAGGCTATTTAACTAATGCCACCATCACCCCACTCCGAGATAAAAACAGCTTTATCATAGCCCCCTATTCCGACAAGAGGGACGGAAATTTCATCCGCGTTCTGAGTATTGTTCACCATGAAAAAGTCAAGGAACTCTACTGTGTGTTTTGCTGTCAAAATAGTAACCGTACTGTTATCGTGAAGGCTGAGATAGACATCCACTCCGACCGATTTGAATTCCCTTATGGCACGGCAGATTTGCTTTGCCTTGAGCCACAAGACTGTGACCCCCAGTTCATCTCTGTCCACCCCTCCGCTGATCCAGAGGCCAGCCAGCTGCCCTTATTTCAAATCCAAAACCTCCGCTCGGAGAACCCCACTCTGGAGTTCACCGTGTGCATTTCTACCATGTTTGGAGAATACAATAACGTCTTGCAGTTTGTACAGAGCATAGAGTTGTATAAAATCCTGGGGGCGCAGAAGGTGATGATTTATAAGAACAGTTGCAGCCCGCTGTTGGAGCAAGTCCTAGAATATTATATCTCCGAAGGCACTGTTGAAATAATTCCTTGGCCAATCCACTTGTACCTGAAAGTTTCATCTCGCTGGCATCACTCCATGGAAGGCAAAGATATTGGCTACTACGGGCAAATCACGGCCTTGAATGACTGCATTTACCATAATATGTACAGAAGCAAATATGTAGCGCTTATTGATGCTGATGAAGTGATTCTCCCCGTTAAGGACGCAGACTGGAAATCCCTAATGCAAAGACTggaaaaggagaatccagaaGATGGGGTTTTCCTGTTTGAAAACCACGTGTACGGTAATAGTCTATTTTCCACAAGTCCATTCAAGGTCTCATCTTGGCACACCGTGCCTGGAGAAAACATCCTTGAATATGTCTACAGGCAACCAAAATACCTCCCTGCAGTCAGGAACAGGAAGATGATGATTGACCCAAGAAAAGTAGTTCAGACATCGGTTCACAATGTCATCAAGAAGTATGGGAATTCTGTGAGTGTTAAAAACAGTATCGCCGTTCTCTTCCATTGCAAGAAACCTGAAAGTAAAGATTTGGACACAGAATCCATTGTTCCAAACAAAATCCTCTGGCGTTACAGCAGCACTTTGATTCCCAATATTAACAAAGTCCTGCATAAATCTAACATTTTATAA
- the LOC134506224 gene encoding uncharacterized protein LOC134506224, which translates to MPRCRRKLFWVIVPFLVLLFFETYPRRRPSTTPPQTKRSSGPCSGDLVNDTITALKYNKTFIVSLYHDGRQQNLTRAIAVVHYKKVQDLYCWFCCSRDNRISIIRAAVDIHPERFGLPIGAADIVCVEPQSCSPRYVSIHPSTKGSMEDLPWFEIKNRVPQNSFFAEFTLCLSVMYENHTNVLQFIQSMEMYKILGAQKVCIYKTSCSLLMDQILNYYVEEGTVEIIPWPITSYVNLSSFWYSYKDWDYGKTIVLNDCIYRNMYRSKYVVFNDISEIILPLKHLNWKNMIHSLEDQNPGAGIFFFESHFFSQNVFLSSDKFSFSLWKSIPGVNILQHVYREPNKLHINVLKKMIVNPRKVVQASSHSILKGYSRTLEVSRDIAILYNCRKHHENDVGEKYLIRDTAIWRFNMSLIGNVNKVLDKISKSSQSTFLKIIAKIF; encoded by the coding sequence ATGCCTCGCTGTAGAAGGAAGCTGTTTTGGGTGATCGTCCCTTTCCTTGTCCTTCTGTTCTTTGAAACGTACCCCAGGAGGAGGCCATCTACCACCCCACCACAAACTAAGCGGTCCTCAGGCCCTTGCAGTGGTGACCTTGTCAACGATACCATCACCgcattaaaatataacaaaacctTCATCGTTTCATTGTACCATGATGGCAGGCAACAAAACCTCACGCGGGCAATTGCAGTGGTGCATTACAAGAAAGTCCAAGATCTTTATTGCTGGTTTTGTTGCAGTCGTGACAACCGCATTTCTATAATTCGCGCAGCAGTAGACATCCATCCAGAGCGGTTCGGGCTCCCCATTGGTGCAGCAGACATTGTGTGTGTGGAACCCCAAAGTTGCTCTCCACGATATgtgtccattcatccatccactAAAGGATCCATGGAAGATCTCCcatggtttgaaataaaaaacCGGGTTCCCCAGAATTCATTTTTTGCTGAATTCACTCTTTGCCTGTCTGTCATGTATGAGAATCACACCAATGTCTTGCAGTTCATACAAAGCATGGAAATGTATAAAATCCTCGGTGCCCAGAAAGTGTGCATTTACAAAACGAGCTGCAGCTTACTGATGGACCAGATCTTAAACTATTATGTTGAAGAAGGCACAGTTGAGATTATACCTTGGCCAATTACTTCCTACGTGAACTTGTCTTCTTTCTGGTATTCCTACAAGGACTGGGACTATGGAAAAACTATAGTTCTAAATGATTGCATCTACCGTAACATGTACAGAAGCAAATATGTGGTTTTTAATGATATCAGTGAAATTATCCTTCCCCTAAAACACCTAAACTGGAAAAATATGATACATAGCCTTGAGGACCAAAATCCAGGAGCAGGGATCTTCTTTTTTGagagtcattttttttctcagaatgtATTTTTGTCTTCGGACAAATTCAGCTTTTCCCTCTGGAAGAGCATCCCTGGAGTTAACATATTGCAACACGTTTATCGAGAGCCCAATAAACTGCATATCAATGTTTTGAAGAAAATGATTGTCAACCCAAGGAAAGTGGTTCAGGCATCAAGCCACTCCATTCTCAAGGGATATAGTAGAACACTTGAAGTTTCCAGAGACATTGCAATTCTTTACAATTGTAGGAAACACCATGAAAACGATGTTGGTGAAAAATACCTCATTAGGGACACAGCAATCTGGAGGTTCAACATGTCGTTGATTGGCAATGTTAATAAAGTTCTTGACAAGATTTCCAAGTCCAGTCAGAGCACATTCTTGAAGATcattgcaaaaatattttaa